CTTGTAAAATGACACAAAAACCATGATTTGGCCTTCTtatgtgggacaaaaaaaattgagatatgtcccttcttaaacgggacggagggagtagttattaaaaattgaacatAATTAGCTTAGTAAATGGTCTTTTTAAGTTGCTATTGAAGGTTctttttcaaaaagtaactaatagAAGTAAAATACTCATATTTACTTGTGTCGTTTCATTACGCTTTTATGCTATTTTCCTTGCATTTTAAGGTATTTATGTGCCTTATTACGTGCTTAATCTTTTCGGGCAGTTAAGTATTTTAGAGCGTTTTTGAACAAAGAAAGTGAAAGAATCGTCAAAGAAGCAAAGGAGCGAAATCTTCGGAAaactgtctcgatcgagacacgtGGCATTAGAAAATCTTGTTGCAAAGATTCGGAAGCTTGAGatttcttttaaaacgtcaaatttaTTGTGGGAGAGGGAGTGGTTATCTTTTTATGAAATGATAATTTCTTATAGAATGGTCCAACATCTAAGTTGTTTCCTATACTTTACAATCTTTCAAACCAAAAACAAGCAACAATTTGTGATATTTGGACGGAGGGTTGGCGTTGGAGGCATCGCTTGAGAGGAGCTGAATTATTGTTACTTCGTgatttacaattaattttttcaaatatctcTCCGTGTTTGGGTTAATTGAACGTTGTTGTATAAAACTCCAGCTGGAAATGCTTCACATTGGCGTCCTACTGCTGTCTTCGAGCTGGAAGAGGAGACATTGGTCCGACAGATGAAGCTGCAGCAGTTCAACAACGACGTCCCTCTGTTAGAATTGAAACCTTGACGACTGCTGCTACTCACGGACGCATAAATAATGGTCTCGCTGCTGAAGATGATCCAGCTCGGCAGCTGCAGCGCCTTCTCTCTGCTATAGCAGCAACGTATTCTCGGTCAGCAACAGTAAATAATAAAGCTGCACATATAAGCTTGCAGCGTATGGAAGATGCTCAGGATATGGGTTTACCGTTCAAGcaaatttggaaatttatagCGCCGCCACAAGTTATGTTTTTCATTTGGCTTGCATTAAATAATATAGTTCCATCCCTTAATATTTTGGCCATTATTCTATTATTATAGTGGATAATTCTTTGTGTTCTCTATGTGGTGCTATGAAAACACAAGCACATATTTTTATTCACTATAACTTTGCGAGAAAAATCTAGTGTGATATTCTTAAAAAGTTAGATGTGGTTTGAgtttttctcaattttattgtggattttataattcaatGGAAGAATATTATTCCAAGAGGGCTCTATCAAAAGGTTTGAcaggttttttaatttttgggatATGAAAAATCTGAAAGTGCAGAAATAACAGAGTTTTCTAGAAAAAAACTTTAGACATGAAAGTAGCGATTTTTAACTGTATTACTAAGGCAACTTGATTTTTTAAGAGTTCTaataaaagttttgcttattcgggttttaattttttttagaaacgcTGTATGTATTATGTTCTCTGATCTTTAATCTCAGCTTTTTCTCTAGGTTGTAGTTTCTAGTGTGCCATCAAATGTGCGCCACTTGTTGTACGAAAgcttatagttttaatttttggcgttttgtggcttttaatatacatattattcataaaaataaaatacaattattataaaattattagaaatttaccatcattttaataaggTGTTATAACGTGATTGCTTTAATTTATGAATAACGTAAACCTAAAAATATCTCCAATAGAATAATATCTAATTACTAATGTGCATGTTGTTTATATAGAACCTTTTAATAAAGGAAACCCAAGGCAAACAAACTCTGCATGTATAAGAAAGAGTAATTTGGTTcttgtaatattattatataatgatCTTGATCATAACCAGTAGACAGATTGTCTTTCTGACAAATGGTTTCAGTAAATTATACTGAGTCTTGGAAGCTTCCTATGAAACAAGagcaaaagattaaaaaaaaaaaagtaatgcATTTTTTTTCCTTGAAGGGGTAGGGAATTCCATGTATTAATTTTGAAGtaatgaaaaaggaaaaaatagcCCTAACTAGCAAAGCTGCAAACCAACAAATTAAGAGGAAGCTCCCACTTCATTATGCAGCTTTCATACCAATTTATGTTGGTCTTGAAACCTGcataaacaacaacaaaagTCCAGTAATTTTTTAATGACTTCTTTATAAGGTATGTtccattaactaattaattaatattctaacataagtaaacaagaaaaatataataatacatttccatatatgtatattataatCATCAAAAAGAGAGGGACAGAGAGTTTGAATCTGTCAAAAACTGGATTAAACTGTATTAATTTACTCATAATTAAGCCACTTTTTCTATTGAAAAGCCTAATATATGACAATACAATATCATTGTTAAATATTAATTGATATCTTAGTAGAATTGCTAACTATAAAcatcttatttttaattctataaCTTTTGGAATCTTGAACtgaataaaaattacattaaattaATCTCACCATTGgattctttattttaaaaagtatcgATTTTTTCATAGAAATCAAAAAATTCCCTCGTATACCCATATTAAGCAAAAAATAAAGGTTTAGTATTTTAGTATTAACTAAATTTGAACATTACACTTCAAAACCCCAATAATCTTTCCAACAAACTTATGAATAAACAAAGAATTAAAGTAAACAATTATTTGAACATGAACAGAAAATACTAATTTTTCAGCAATTGCAGTATTAATGGTTTCATTTGAGTTTCATTtaggtttcaactttttttttttccaattataaatttttaaattggtTTATCTTCCACAAATGTTTACCAGAAAATAGCTTTCTCCATGGTGCAAGCTTTGCATTAGAAACCCAAATTCATTAATGGGCACTGCAACACCTGAGGAATGAACTAAAATTATATCTTGTCCAAACATTGCTTTCATATCTAATAATCCTCTTGGAACTTCTGTTGGCACTCCATTTATAAACACTGTTATGAACCCTGAAAAATTCATGTGGAAgctaattaatttaacaaaaaaattaaattaaattaaactaacaaaaaaaaaacaagagatTCCTAGCAGCtgtgaaattttaacttttatgttttatttacataataaataaattaaagtacaTTAGTACTTGATGAAATTAATCAAGAATTGAACTGAATAATTTAGTGTCCTAGGAGAATTTCTAGGTATATACTGTTTGATGAAGAGTGGAGGGGACCATTAAtgtttttttcttaaatcattgataattaataatccattattgttttaattaattaattctctCACTTTCATGCTACTCtataaaccctaattttctCTAATAATGACATGAACAGAGAATTAAAGTAACTAATTTAGCTAGCCATGCACTCACCAGTTTGGTAATGCAAATTTGAAGACTCTGAAGGGCATAAAACTGAAGAAATTCCAGAAGTATGATTCATTTCTTGATAACCCATATGATGATTAGGGATTGAATACATACTATTCTCTACACCGCCATCTTCACCGGCGCCGCCGCCgcaggaggaggaggaagaagtggaagaaccgacaagaaaagaagaaggagaTACAGAAACAGAACTGAAACAAGGAGAATTTGCAAACCCCAtagaattattattaattgcaCCACCACCGCCTTGTGCTTGCTGATTCTTCTGTTCTTCAGCTAGCGAAGCCTGAATCTGCCGTTGCCGGCGGCGAGATCTTGAGCGTCGGTTTTGAAACCAGTAGAAAACATTTGCATCTCCGACCGAACCAAATTTCTCAAGAAGTTTTCTTATCCTCACAGTTTCATCTTTGGGTGGATTAACCATTCCACTGTTGAAGATCGACTCAAGAATCAAGATTTGCTCCGGTTTGGGCGTCCATCTTGACCTAACCGGTTCATTTCTCTCAGAGCTGTGGTTTCTTGGACTATTGTTtgattcttgatttttattatcTTCCATCACTGTGAAGAAAATGTGGGTTGATGCTAAAAACTAGGgtttaaaataatatagaaaCTGAAATGAAActtaaagaaaatttaaaaaaaatgggcaCATAAACACATACACATACACAAGAAATCAAGAATGCATCGGTGAAGGGTATTTAAAGGAGTTGAAAGAATGTTAGTTTGTATGAAATTACAAAATTAGCCTTGGAATTagattaataattctaattttgCTAACTAGTTTGAAAATCTGATATTAGATTGATCTTATAAGTCAACTGTCTTACACCTGTCCCTttcttaattagtttaattatactTATTTATATGTTTCAAAGATTATCTCAGTCAGTGAAAACTTGAAACTAAATTAATCCAAAAAGCTTAAACTGAACTTGTATCAGCTTTTGGATTTGTgtgtaattaatatattttgccAATTATGTAATGTGTTGCAACTAGACGGTGTAATcatgagattttattaatttaatctataattaaaaataccTTTACAAAATTCACAAATTAAAGCTTTCCTTTTCACTTATTTCACTTTTTCATTTTGTCATCTAATTACATTCGGCTACTATATTCATGAGAGATGATTAggagatataaatatattaggagaaaataaaaaaataattaaaaaagttatcttttaatatgtattttttagatcactatcatattattattaactCAAATCTGAAACTATTGCATGCATAAGAAAAACTGGATAGTTATCTTTTATTATGTTAATTAGCTCTACtatgtatttaaaattttcacccataaattttatgtaaaaatGGTATATGCGCCGAACAAATTATACGACATCATGAGATCAATTTCTCCCAAATTACAGAAACTcctaacattttttaattttcaccaGTGCAACTGATTATTTAGTTTGATTCATGGATTTAAGATAATTACTAAAGAAACCTAAGTATGATCTTAATAGAAAAAGAAGTTCTTTTCCAATtactataattttatcataCGGTTGGGATtgaattatcttttaaaacaaCCATTAAGAGTTTTAATTCTCTTTTCGCTTTTATATAAGGTGCTTTTGGCCATCAAAACTGTTTATTGAAATAATTCCTTTTTATATCATAGCGAATAAAAGAAggatatttttctattttttcttatatagtctatttgtaatattttttaatttatttcattttataagAAATATATTTTGGATAATGTTCCATTTTAAATGTCtaatatatatagttttaataataagtttatttgattttatctaaaaaaaaaagtttatttgattttttattcattattatcttccaaataaATTACTAGTACATTTaacacaatttataaaataatcattaataaattaaaatataacaatatttaccattttttttgaaatatgtaTAAAACACATGAACACTTATAGTTAAATGTAACAGAGAGAGTCGTTAACAAGTGCACTATAAAAAATTGTTAACATTGCCCTTTTCATCGTTTAGTTAATTTTACGGGATTTGTGactagatttttttatttttgattaatttttattgcTTTTCGGGTTTTTGCTTATTATTTagtagtttaaattttgaaaaaattatatagttgtTTTTGTCATATGATTTTCATCATTTGTATCTTAATTTTCATAATTGGATTAAAAAATCTAAGTCGAAGAGAAATTTCACATGCTAGCCAAAACTACTTATATATGAATCATTATATCCACTTAAATAATTTagaaattcattaaaatattattgttagCTTGTTGCGGCATTTCTTTGGTGACTATTTTGGtgctttcaaaataaaaaaatgaccatttaatatcttttattattcCTAGGTGGAAGCTAATTACTTGAAGAATACAAGATtaaatacctaataattaaatgtaattaaattttgagctatagttaaatataattaattcttataatacaattttatttttgaatccGGATAACCAATAAAAAAATCGATCAATATGTGCTGATGTAAATGCCAAAACACATCTTACTATGTCTTTCATTTTTGAATTTCGGTACATTTCAAATCAGTAATGattgattgaatttttattattttgaacaaaaaataataaaaatagatatatCAAATTatgaaatctaaaaaattaaaatatattataattcattATCTGTGATAATGTAAGCCAATGTTTGAAAAAGGTCGAAGTTTAAGTACTTTGATTATAAGGAATGTAATGAATTGGGCCATAGGAATAAGTGAAatgattatgaaattaattACCAACAAGAAGTAGTAAATAAAAAGGTGGATTAAAGAAGGTTGCATGGGAAAAACAGGAAAAGGAGTGGTCAAAAATGGGAAATGTGAAAGGTAAGAGATGCAAAAGTTGGCTAGGGTTTGTGCATGTGAAGGAATGCATGGAAAGTTGAGTCAAGCAAATTATTATATACAATACAATACaagataaatataattaaaattataaccaGAGAAAGAATCCAAATTGATGGTCAAGAAACCGTGCAATATTTTATTCACAATGACGTATTACCAAACATGGCTTCGATCTTTTAATACCACACAAAATGCTCTTAAAATTTGCATAAACTTCgagcatttttttttattacatgtGTGTCTGTCTTCTACATATATAGTCAGAAATAATATTAAAAgcaaacagtaaaaaaaagtttaatcgATAATTTTTTATGCTAATGAGGGAggaattcaaaattaaaatttgtttgaaaaatatttacgTCTCCGATTAATTTTGGCCAAATATGCCCGCTGGTAACATTTTTCATGAATCCGgtctaaataataattattaaaatgcttttttattgtttatgtaCAAAACTGAAACCGACCTGCAATGTTTCAGAAGCGGTTTCTCTCAGCCTCTGTTTTGCCTTTGCCTTAATTATTAAGTATTCTggtatttctttaatttgttcttagtataaataattaaatataatcatCTGAAATTTAGGGCTTTCTCCTTTTAACGGAAATAAAGGAAAGGCATAAAAGAATTAATTggaatatttctttttaattttcttattcaGACTCAAAACTTCAAtgatactaattaattataaaaggttttgaagcagattattcaattaaaaaatagtaGTAGACGTTACAATTTGAGGAGAATATTTCAATGACTTTAACTTGTACAAATCATTATACTTAAAACGTTTAAGTATTCACTTTTTCTACCATTAATTATCAACAATTGCTTTTcgttgtatttttttcaaaattaatttttttattgataataataaaaattacaaaactaaaaaattattttaaaataataatgtgaGCTGTTAATACAGTCATTAATTAAgactttttttaaatagtaatttcttgaaataaatattttggtaacttatttacacttttacctgtcaaattttgattttcttttctgactttttttatttataaaaaatacttttttttatttaacaaatacctttttcggttttcaatttcgatttttggttttttcggtttcgtcgaccgaaccgaccgattgcacaattctatttttcagtttttgataatttattcttttttttatagatttttttcctggaatttttttatttttttatagtgtaacaataatatatatatatagtgtttttatggtgtttttatagtgtaagattagtgtatatatagtgtatttatagtgcatttatggcattttgtagtgtttttcgTGGTCTATACCATAAaatactgcaaatacaccataaacactgcaaatgcaccatagatatactaaaaaacgcagaaatatactataaatacaccaaaaatcactaaaacgtaaatatattataaaatttctacaaatgcaccataaatcaatttgttttttacaaaatcagtagcaataaactaatttatgaataaaagaaagacaaaataaataattatatgaataatagaacaattttataaacaaaaaattatagatctacaataatttatttataaaatatttaaatcattacaagaaacctaaaaaattacacaaatctacaaacgagtcgagaaatccatatcgcgaacggaaaagacgaactaGAAACAagcggaaacgacgagaaatccattgGAAGTAGACAAACGGAAAAGACGAATTGAAAAGTAACCGGAagagacaaactgaaaatcaaacgaaaaaaaaaagaaaaaaagaattgagaactttgagagagaagagaaaaaaaaagagtggtcatgtaaaagtttaacttaaaatgagataagacgtctttatatagtgggtattttcGGTAAATAAGTTGGCGAATTAGATGGCGTTGGAAAATCGAAACTACAATTTTAACACCGCTTGATTCTTAAaacttcaaacttttcaattttcatcTTCAAGATCCTAAAATTATCGATGATCTACTTGATCCGTTGAATTCTAATTTTTCGATCTTCATCTTAAATAATTCTCATAAAGAAAtatcaaaacaaatcccaaaaaACTTTAATCAAACACAAAAAGAGCTCTAAatggaaaattttatttaataaaaaaatatcgtAGAGATAGGTAATAATTTAAACGGAGAGAAGataattgtttaaataaaaattagaaatcaCCCTCTCTCACCCTCTAAAAAATCAGGATgaagaaaaattttaaaaagaagggACAATATATTTTGAAGAGAGAAATAATTGCTATGTTGTGTTTCTTGTACTAGCAAAAGTTGGATAATAAACTCTCaaagaaaccaaaaaaattgcTTTTGATTTAAGATGGAtacaaaattttagtttttcacaattaaattttgatattaaatcTAATGATGAATTTTAATTGATGAGTTTGTTTAAAGAAGgatattttcataattatttttcatattaacAAACACACAtgagtttattttagttatggTGCTAAGAAAATGGAATCATAGAATCACATTTATATCTCTGCAAAGCGTAAAATTATTCATATTACAAATCTTATTTATAAAACAGTCCTTTTTTTATCAGAAGCTTatgatttaatatttgatttggGATTAGAATCTATTGGGATGGAACTTTAGAACACGAAATACATATATTATAGTTAcaacaattaaaatagtaattgtaGCTGCAAAATCCCCCGAAGCATTAGCGCTAGAGGATGTCCTTCCCCTATCATTTTAAACTCCTAGGACATATTGTGTATGGTATGAATCGTCAGTAGTATATTTACTTaaatttaaggcttaattactcaaAATCCCCTCACCTTTATCTCTTTTTGCAAATATACTCTAACTtaggaatttctccaattttactctaatttaCCCTTTTATGTtgcaattgtaccctaaatattaaattgacttcttttcacttataaaaaaatttaaaataatcttttatttttatattattaattatattttaaactcCTAGGACATATTGTGTATGGTATGAATCGTTAGTAGTATatttacttaaatttaattattggtTATTATGTGTCTACTGATGtggaatatatttttaaaacaattattcttaGACAAGCACATCAATATTTGATCTCAGAAGAtcatatcaattaaatatatagTTAAAAATGCTAATATATGCATATAACTTTAATTTGGACTCCaaaactatttttataattattttattttataaattattttgcacaattaatttttattttaacttaaaaaaaagttatgtgATTGAGCTAATAAATCcgtcatttatccaaaaaaaaaagtgtcaaaatgctaaaaatataaaaagttattttGCCAACTCATGAtataaataagtatttttactACTGAAAAGAAATCTAAgtatataataattttccatGATCCCACTTTAACCAACACATCTACTCGTTATCCACTATAGCTTAAACCAGATAATTTGTGTCTGCTGATTATTCTTTTCAATGATCTATTACAACTAGCTAGGGAGATGATTTTGGCGTTCTCGAAGAAATTCGTTTCCAAAGTATTAGAAGAGTTATGCTGAGTGTATATATCAGTACTTCAACTAAATTTCATTAGAGTATTTCGGGTTGATACTTTTTAGGCCACCgaactataatatttttattaaacggttacggaattataaaaatttataaaatagtttcCGAACTATAACTTTCTCACAAAATGGTTaccgaattataaaaagttacaaaacggtTAACGGAGTATTAATTTTCTTCAGATGGGTTACCATAACGTGGACAAGGAAAATATGTATAGTAAACtaacgtttttataaaaaa
This region of Mercurialis annua linkage group LG1-X, ddMerAnnu1.2, whole genome shotgun sequence genomic DNA includes:
- the LOC126665165 gene encoding WUSCHEL-related homeobox 11-like isoform X2, with the translated sequence MEDNKNQESNNSPRNHSSERNEPVRSRWTPKPEQILILESIFNSGMVNPPKDETVRIRKLLEKFGSVGDANVFYWFQNRRSRSRRRQRQIQASLAEEQKNQQAQGGGGAINNNSMGFANSPCFSSVSVSPSSFLVGSSTSSSSSCGGGAGEDGGVENSMYSIPNHHMGYQEMNHTSGISSVLCPSESSNLHYQTGFITVFINGVPTEVPRGLLDMKAMFGQDIILVHSSGVAVPINEFGFLMQSLHHGESYFLVSRPT
- the LOC126665165 gene encoding WUSCHEL-related homeobox 11-like isoform X1, yielding MEDNKNQESNNSPRNHSSERNEPVRSRWTPKPEQILILESIFNSGMVNPPKDETVRIRKLLEKFGSVGDANVFYWFQNRRSRSRRRQRQIQASLAEEQKNQQAQGGGGAINNNSMGFANSPCFSSVSVSPSSFLVGSSTSSSSSCGGGAGEDGGVENSMYSIPNHHMGYQEMNHTSGISSVLCPSESSNLHYQTGFITVFINGVPTEVPRGLLDMKAMFGQDIILVHSSGVAVPINEFGFLMQSLHHGESYFLVNICGR